Proteins encoded together in one Formosa sp. Hel3_A1_48 window:
- a CDS encoding transketolase family protein, translated as MKTYSYTEKKDTRSGFGAGLAELGRTNPNVVALCADLIGSLKMDAFKNENPDRFFQVGIAEANMIGIAAGLTIGGKIPFTGTFANFSTGRVYDQIRQSIAYSGKNVKICASHAGLTLGEDGATHQILEDIGLMKMLPGMVVINPCDYNQTKAATIAIAEYNGPVYLRFGRPSVPIFTAEDQVFEIGKAVHLQEGTDVTIVATGHLVWEALEAAKELNEKGISADVLNYHTIKPLDEKALLASVAKTGCIVTAEEHNHLGGLGESIARVLALNAPTPQEFVATNDTFGESGTPAQLMKKYGLDSSTIVEKAKKVMARK; from the coding sequence ATGAAAACATACTCATACACAGAAAAAAAAGATACAAGAAGTGGTTTTGGAGCTGGTCTAGCCGAGCTTGGTAGAACTAACCCAAATGTGGTTGCACTTTGTGCAGACCTGATAGGATCGCTCAAAATGGATGCTTTTAAAAATGAAAACCCTGACCGCTTTTTCCAAGTTGGAATAGCAGAAGCAAATATGATAGGTATTGCTGCAGGACTCACAATTGGAGGCAAAATTCCATTTACAGGAACATTTGCAAATTTTTCGACAGGTCGCGTTTACGATCAAATACGTCAATCAATCGCGTACTCTGGTAAAAATGTTAAAATTTGTGCTTCACACGCAGGCTTAACTTTAGGAGAAGATGGTGCAACACACCAAATTCTAGAAGATATAGGATTAATGAAAATGCTTCCAGGAATGGTGGTCATAAATCCATGTGATTACAACCAAACTAAGGCAGCAACTATAGCAATAGCCGAATACAATGGTCCAGTGTACCTAAGGTTTGGTCGCCCCTCTGTGCCAATTTTTACAGCTGAAGATCAAGTTTTTGAAATAGGAAAAGCCGTGCATTTACAAGAAGGTACAGATGTGACTATAGTCGCCACTGGACATCTTGTTTGGGAAGCACTTGAAGCTGCCAAAGAATTAAATGAAAAAGGGATTTCTGCTGATGTTCTCAACTACCACACCATCAAACCACTAGATGAGAAAGCACTTTTAGCATCTGTAGCTAAAACGGGATGCATTGTGACTGCCGAAGAACACAATCACTTGGGCGGGTTAGGTGAAAGTATTGCGCGTGTACTTGCACTCAACGCACCTACTCCTCAAGAATTTGTAGCTACCAACGACACCTTTGGTGAATCGGGAACACCTGCACAATTGATGAAAAAGTATGGTTTAGATTCATCTACAATTGTAGAAAAAGCAAAAAAAGTAATGGCAAGAAAGTAA